The nucleotide window CCCGGGCTGACCCATCGCCGCAATgacgatgtcggcggtgtgCAGGTAATCGATCATGTCCTCCGTCAATGTGCCCGAGTGAACGATGGTGACAGTGGCGTTTTCCTTCATGAGGAGAGCTGCAACCGGAGCGCCAACAATGTTGCTGCGCCCCAGCACAACCGCGCGTTTTCCAGCCATCTCGATGCCACAGCGCTTCAAGAGCACAATAACGCCCTTCGCCGTGCACGGGGTGAAGAGCGGCTCCCGGCCCTTGTAGTGAAGCAGCCCAACGTTgacaggcagcagcgcgtcggcGTCCTTTCGGGGGTGGATCTTCTCAAGGGCGCTGTTTTCATTGAGATGCTTCGGCAAAGGCAGCTGGACAATGATGCCGTGGCAGTTTGGGTCGTTGTTGAGCTTCTCAACATTGGCCTCAAGCACCTCCTGCGAAATGTCCTCGGGCAGTTCAACGTTGAAGCTGGCCATCCCAATCTCAGCTGCAGCTTTGTGCTTCAGCTGCACGTACTTTTTCGAGTCCATACGCTGCCCCACGATGATGGAGGCGAGCCCGGGCACTCTGTCGCCGTAACGCTCCCTCAAGGCCGCGACCTTATCCTTCAGTTCACTGCGGATCGCTGCCGCAATCGCCTTGCCGTCAATGATCTGAGCAGACAGCATCGTGGTGAGTGAAGACACGGACAGACACACGTCAAGCTGCTGGTGACGATAAACGCCGTGGCTGCTGGAAGGGGAGTGAGGGCAGGGGCGGGGGACTGTGGACGGTCTTCGCTTTCGCCTGGTTTCCCTCTAACCCTGGTGCGTATCTGCGCTGAGACAGCACTGCCGACTCCGCCCTGCCGTAGGAGAGGCCGGAATAGATGTGCAGATGTGGGTAGGCcagggaagaggaaggcgacACAGGCCGCTGCTTTACCGTACACTTACGATGAATCTGTGCCGATATAAACTTAAAGTGCCACCGAATCAGAGTGAtggcggtgcgtgcggcaacgacgacgaggagcggcCGGTGCGAGCCGGTGTGAATGTGGCAGGAAAAGAAGGGGAAAATGTGCGATGTTCTGGTTGGCATTGCCGATCGTGTGGAGCAGAAGGGTGCGGCCATAGTGGCGGAAAGGGAGGCCCCACCGGTGAATACGGGagccacccacgcacgcgcatccATACGTGCGTCAAGTGGGCGTGTAAGGCGTTGTCGGCGTTGAAAGcaaagaaggagagagaggaagaatGCCAGCAAGAGAGCAGAAGAAAGAGCTTCGGCAACGGAAGCCTCAGCATTCAGAAGGCGCGCAAACCGCAACAAGTCGCCGCGccatacacacaaacacacataCCGGCCCATCGAATCCGTTTGCGTGCACATACGGCAAGGTATGACGCGACACAGACCCCACAAGGGACTTCATCGGACAAGATGTGACCGAAGCTCTCCCTAGGAACTACAAGGAGCGGCTCGCTGTCCAGGATGCACAGTAATGCAtggaagaagagaggagagaggcagaagaGTAGCGTCGAGTCGTCAAGGTGTCACACGCACAAACCTCGAGGTCTCCCCGCAAGGCTCAAGCGGACACCCCCGTGTGTCGCCTCCTGCCCCATTGCTTTCCCGTTCATCTGCCTCTGCGATTCAAAGAAATATATTCGCTTCTTCACGGCTGCGGCTcgctcgcgctctcgccccccACCGCGTCACCCCACTTCGCCATGCACATACGGGCACCACTCGCGTGACCAGTGCGCATCAAGTCAacgtgcgcctgcgtgtgtgggcaacaacaaaacaagAAAGAAAGACGGGGGAACGAGGCATccgcgggagggaggggagaggcggacgGCCAACACAGCGACACCATCCCCTCCACAACAAGGGCGGCGCCAGCGGATCCCAATGAAGGTGGTCCCACTCCCCTGCATCGCAgtggcgagagagacgggagATGTTCCTACGACACGCTCAACGGTTAtgaaacaaacaaaacgGCGGCGGAAGAGAAAGTACGGCGcattgtgtgcgtggcggcgtgcatCTATCCGTGTGTGCATCTATGTAAATATGCGCTcatgcgcgcatgtgcatCTATCCACACCACAACGGTTTCTCCtccatccccctcctcctcccttttgCAGCGGGTTCACCGGTGGTGTGCAGTAGACCGGTATCGCGAGGGGTGAACCGCGTAAAGGGTGGcatggagggggggggggtagagggaaggaaagggaggaggggaatGATGCGGTGCATCGCTGCGGTAGTGAATTCGGAAGGGACGTGGTCACAGCATGAACGGGGGTCGTAGTCACTGTGCCAGCGTGGAAAACAAGGGGCACAGTCACTCACTGGCGCTGAGAGAGGAGCGGCATGATAGACTGGGAAACAGGACTGCAGTAGGGATCAGGCTCACGGCGTGGCGCTCTGGCTGAGCGTAGATCTGCTTTATCAGGTTGCCCGGGCTGCGTTCCACACTGTTCTTCTGCAGTGCCGCGTACACAACCGGCAGCAGTACGCGCACTGACTC belongs to Leishmania mexicana MHOM/GT/2001/U1103 complete genome, chromosome 26 and includes:
- a CDS encoding C-1-tetrahydrofolate synthase, cytoplasmic,putative; the encoded protein is MLSAQIIDGKAIAAAIRSELKDKVAALRERYGDRVPGLASIIVGQRMDSKKYVQLKHKAAAEIGMASFNVELPEDISQEVLEANVEKLNNDPNCHGIIVQLPLPKHLNENSALEKIHPRKDADALLPVNVGLLHYKGREPLFTPCTAKGVIVLLKRCGIEMAGKRAVVLGRSNIVGAPVAALLMKENATVTIVHSGTLTEDMIDYLHTADIVIAAMGQPGYVKGEWIKEGAAVVDVGTTPVTDPSKKEGYRLVGDVCFEEAAARAAWISPVPGGVGPMTIAMLLENTLEGFKAALNVS